The following are encoded in a window of Glandiceps talaboti chromosome 5, keGlaTala1.1, whole genome shotgun sequence genomic DNA:
- the LOC144435447 gene encoding UDP-glucuronosyltransferase 1A3-like, producing MDTGTTSIQVVFITVLAVMAASLQEGKASRILLLPGPGEGSHYTTISAIGEELHRRGHNVTILISNMYEHRVPAKHREMFDVEVYLSMHTLDAFEYWLYQVAAAGLRGEIMNPNVSSSEALTFQVEECESVVRDNVLVDILREKKFDVMIGDMIYICPAIIAEVLSVKYIALTASTIAPVMARLYNVPNNPAYVPEMILL from the exons ATGGATACCGGGACCACTTCTATCCAAGTTGTGTTTATAACTGTGTTGGCAGTGATGGCAGCATCGCTCCAGGAAGGTAAAGCCTCGCGGATACTACTACTACCTGGCCCAGGAGAGGGTAGCCATTACACGACTATTAGTGCAATCGGGGAAGAGCTACACCGTCGTGGACACAACGTTACAATACTGATCAGCAACATGTACGAACACAGAGTTCCGGCCAAACATAGAGAAATGTTTGATGTTGAAGTCTATCTGAGTATGCATACTCTAGACGCTTTCGAATACTGGTTATACCAAGTTGCAGCTGCTGGCCTCAGAGGAGAGATCATGAACCCGAACGTCAGTAGCTCAGAAGCTCTGACATTTCAGGTCGAAGAATGCGAATCTGTTGTCAGAGACAACGTACTCGTAGATATATTACGAGAGAAGAAATTCGATGTAATGATcggtgatatgatatatatctgTCCAGCCATTATCGCGGAAGTATTATCGGTCAAGTATATCGCCCTCACCGCCAGCACCATAGCACCTGTCATGGCACGTCTATACAACGTACCAAATAATCCGGCATATGTGCCAGAAATGAT ATTATTATAA
- the LOC144434808 gene encoding UDP-glucuronosyltransferase 2A3-like → MARVEAKGMGLQLSVATLTEDELITSVREVIDNNNYRMNAQRLSDILRDQPMRPTEKAAFWVEHVIKHDGAAHLRSQAHRLTFVQYYLIDVFAFIIMMFIVVVLVLKTLFSYVCKACGVKNRKIKIKEN, encoded by the exons ATGGCACGCGTCGAGGCGAAGGGAATGGGACTTCAACTCAGTGTTGCCACACTGACAGAAGACGAGTTGATAACTTCTGTAAGAGAAGTGATTGACAACAATAA ctacaGGATGAACGCCCAGCGATTATCCGATATCTTGAGAGATCAGCCAATGAGACCTACAGAGAAGGCAGCATTTTGGGTAGAACACGTAATTAAACATGATGGCGCTGCTCATCTTCGCTCACAAGCACATCGTCTAACCTTTGTGCAGTATTATCTTATTGATGTTTTCGCATTTATCATCATGATGTTTATTGTGGTCGTTCTTgtgttgaaaacattattttcatatgtttGTAAAGCTTGTGGtgtaaaaaacagaaaaattaaaattaaagaaaattaG
- the LOC144435448 gene encoding uncharacterized protein LOC144435448 translates to MQKTLVTESLLKDINARDIAIQISMDEDEFHVCREELLAAAAAGLNIPMSYAGPKKEVMEQIKKQHDKYKVQYREAIEEYNKFELNMTNFVSALKRIKPPSVQKVASVFIVEKYYEICTSKTTNMKRAIGAYMNCISTMKELHENAQEHLLSNIQNIRPEVETDVQNKCRAKVKGHLDEWEKLLDPQCDISQITIHQTAKEYTPTPDLLALRPVLSLLPTLFELASKLDRRVEMYITEDANNDKV, encoded by the exons ATGCAGAAGACATTGGTTACGGAATCGTTATTGAAGGACATTAACGCCAGGGACATAGCTATACAGATATCAATGGACGAAGATGAATTCCACGTATGCCGAGAAGAATTATTAGCCGCTGCTGCCGCTGGTCTGAACATACCGATGTCGTATGCCG GTCCCAAAAAAGAGGTAATGGAACAAATAAAGAAACAGCATGACAAATACAAGGTCCAATACCGTGAAGCCATCGAAGAATATAACAAATTTGAATTGAACATGACTAACTTTGTGTCGGCGTTGAAACGAATCAAACCACCATCAGTGCAGAAAGTAGCGTCGGTCTTCATTGTGGAGAAGTACTACGAAATATGTACTTCGAAGACCACCAATATGAAACGGGCTATCGGTGCGTACATGAACTGTATAAGTACAATGAAAGAACTCCATGAAAACGCCCAGGAACACCTGCTTagcaatatacaaaatattcgCCCCGAGGTAGAAACCgatgtacaaaataaatgtcgtgctaaggtcaaaggtcaccttGATGAGTGGGAGAAATTACTGGATCCACAGTGTGATATTTCTCAGATTACCATACACCAGACTGCCAAGGAATATACTCCAACACCGGACTTGTTGGCTTTAAGACCAGTACTTAGTTTGTTACCTACTTTGTTTGAATTAGCCAGTAAACTTGACCGCCGAGTTGAAATGTATATCACAGAGGATGCAAATAATGACAAGGTATGA